In Aureibaculum algae, the following are encoded in one genomic region:
- a CDS encoding M23 family metallopeptidase, translated as MKNLIFLLLIVFFFSCKSDKIEEEVISTKIEIPELIQKFGYTLDDYKVIEDTIRNGDSFGEILNNHHVDYSEVYNIVESVKDTFNVAKLIVGKPYVILANKDTTEKAQVFVYQPRITEYVIIDFTDTIFYEFHEKNIKTVVKEASGAISDSLYALSLVMQDKGLDYALVNELSDVYAWTVDFFHLQKGDNFKVIYEEKFIDDTIYAGLGEIKAAYFEHKNQPFYAFNFVTDSTKNISDYYDDTANSLRRQFLKAPLSFSRISSRYNLKRFIRYYGKIKPHRGTDFAAGVGTPIMSTANGTVIESARRGGNGNYVKVKHNSVYTTQYLHMSKRAVKKGDFVKQGDVIGYVGMTGNTSGPHVCYRFWKNGVQVDPLKEKLPSAEPIKDSLKAGYLTFIKSYRQQLDGLTID; from the coding sequence GTGAAAAACCTAATTTTTCTCCTCTTAATTGTATTCTTTTTTTCATGTAAAAGTGATAAAATTGAAGAAGAAGTTATCTCAACTAAAATTGAAATTCCCGAACTGATTCAAAAATTTGGTTATACATTAGATGACTATAAAGTAATTGAAGACACCATTAGAAACGGTGATAGCTTTGGTGAAATACTAAATAATCATCATGTAGATTATAGTGAAGTTTACAATATTGTGGAGTCGGTTAAAGATACATTTAATGTAGCTAAATTAATTGTAGGTAAACCTTATGTTATATTAGCCAATAAAGATACCACCGAAAAAGCTCAGGTATTTGTGTACCAACCCAGAATAACGGAATATGTGATTATTGATTTTACGGATACTATTTTTTATGAATTTCATGAAAAGAATATTAAAACAGTAGTAAAAGAAGCTTCTGGAGCTATTTCTGATAGTTTATATGCTCTTTCGTTGGTAATGCAAGACAAGGGGTTAGATTATGCTTTGGTTAATGAATTGTCTGATGTTTATGCTTGGACGGTCGATTTTTTCCACCTTCAAAAAGGCGATAATTTTAAAGTTATATACGAAGAAAAATTTATTGACGATACTATCTATGCTGGTTTAGGAGAAATAAAAGCAGCATACTTTGAACATAAAAATCAACCTTTTTATGCGTTTAATTTTGTAACAGATTCTACTAAAAATATATCTGATTATTATGATGATACAGCCAACTCATTAAGAAGACAGTTTCTTAAAGCTCCTTTAAGTTTTAGCAGAATATCATCTCGATATAACCTAAAGCGGTTTATTAGATATTATGGTAAAATAAAGCCACATAGAGGTACTGATTTTGCCGCTGGAGTGGGTACACCAATCATGAGTACCGCAAATGGTACGGTTATAGAATCTGCTAGAAGAGGTGGTAACGGAAATTATGTTAAGGTAAAGCATAATTCAGTATATACTACTCAATATTTACATATGAGTAAGCGTGCTGTAAAAAAAGGCGACTTTGTTAAACAAGGCGATGTGATAGGCTATGTTGGTATGACTGGTAATACTTCTGGTCCACATGTATGTTACCGTTTTTGGAAAAATGGAGTACAGGTAGATCCATTGAAGGAAAAATTACCTTCTGCAGAGCCAATTAAAGATAGCCTTAAAGCAGGTTATTTAACTTTTATTAAATCATATAGACAACAACTCGATGGTTTAACTATTGATTAA